In a genomic window of Erigeron canadensis isolate Cc75 chromosome 5, C_canadensis_v1, whole genome shotgun sequence:
- the LOC122600493 gene encoding uncharacterized protein LOC122600493 isoform X3, with amino-acid sequence MISFDEHPQPPDPSSSSKYQQQQLSYEAFASVSDIDLLKPNTDANLDDTNYQLSNFSIRDYVFGSRCKDIACNWPFSSESLKLCMKSGVKILLPPFQSLDALRGSSSVSKCAVDNCLSAEETVGRFDGKLSDHDEIIANRMLNKSTLASSEKMVKNCKFIMKLKSGVRPVEEVTQNNVVVPEITVAAKVCPVCKTFSSSSNTTLNAHIDRCLSEESSMKWTANSPKVTVKHKVKPRKLRLMVDIYKTARHCTIEELDKRNDASQATDSSFPDQEFGEFQAAEEEEEKKKEEPQEPTFIHEIDDHDGAVYVDTNGTKVRILSMPKVSDVHDLEARKFRKGGKASKLVIKKNKKKAYGKKNHQKLLKLIPISKKLRKKIADKPASSGQEGDIVVNEGCSKADRGEKPIAHKQIDDLAITRPPWACSKRTAGLAKKRFPVLTKPEDKGSGLGDTSEKTVVIKLKESKSSSLQQNLKSASQEHDTGSEYNLKRKFSAIKISRENCLSLDDDVSGPSQDSSKKSRMERDTNEKSSFETENDMEFTGSNGDYSSGGIEITSESAKTDDQVPFQSDGTVGSFMGLRNSNDDDFLKLVSQKNNTFDSQDGMVDKEGSYFEGVDPIPIPGPPGSFLPLSPGADDDMVSEEELQGNSSLTTMSRVQSSEDPQLHHDVMKKDQFISDSPISTVSSPHFARCASVRFHDTRAEDTQVMADVVNKKSVNASDSRSMDAPFTEKSQTPSDYQPCCCMRKEGVACFL; translated from the exons ATGATATCCTTTGATGAACATCCACAACCACCAGAtccttcatcatcatctaaatatcaacaacaacaactttcTTATGAAGCTTTTGCTTCTGTTTCTGACATAGATCTGTTGAAGCCAAATACTGATGCTAATCTTGATGATACCAACTACCAACTTTCCAATTTTTCTATAAG AGATTATGTTTTTGGTTCAAGATGCAAGGATATTGCTTGTAATTGGCCGTTTTCTAgtgaaagtttgaaactttgCATGAAATCTGGTGTGAAAATTTTGTTGCCACCTTTCCAGTCTCTTGATGCTTTAAGGGGTAGTTCATCTGTTAGCAAATGCGCGGTTGATAACTGTTTATCTGCTGAAGAAACAGTAGGCAGATTTGATGGTAAACTAAGTGATCATGATGAAATTATAGCTAACAGAATGTTAAATAAGTCCACTCTTGCTTCATCCGAAAAGATGGTTAAGAATTGCAAGTTCATTATGAAGTTAAAGTCGGGTGTTAGGCCGGTGGAAGAAGTTACACAAAACAATGTTGTTGTCCCGGAGATCACAGTGGCGGCTAAAGTGTGTCCAGTTTGCAAGACTTTCTCATCTTCTTCAAACACGACCTTAAATGCTCACATTGACCGGTGTCTATCTGAGGAGTCTAGTATGAAATGGACTGCTAATTCTCCTAAGGTAACGGTTAAACATAAGGTCAAACCTAGGAAATTGAGGTTAATGGTGGATATATACAAAACTGCTCGACACTGTACAATCGAAGAGCTTGATAAAAGAAACGATGCAAGCCAGGCTACTGATTCCAGTTTTCCTGATCAAGAATTTGGTGAATTTCAAgcagcagaagaagaagaagaaaaaaagaaagaagagccCCAAGAGCCTACTTTTATTCATGAAATTGATGATCATGACGGTGCGGTCTATGTTGACACAAATGGCACAAAAGTTCGGATCTTGTCTATGCCAAAAGTCAGCGATGTACACGATCTTGAAGCTAGAAAGTTTCGGAAAGGAGGAAAAGCGAGTAAACTTGTCATTaagaagaataaaaagaaagCTTATGGGAAGAAAAACCATCAGAAGCTTTTGAAGCTCATTCCTATCAGCAAAAAACTCAGAAAAAAG ATTGCTGATAAACCGGCCTCAAGTGGCCAAGAAGGGGATATAGTAGTTAATGAAGGCTGCAGCAAAGCAGATCGAGGTGAAAAACCCATAGCACACAAGCAAATAGATGATTTAGCCATCACAAGGCCACCATGGGCATGCTCTAAGCGAACAGCTGGTCTTGCAAAGAAGAGGTTCCCCGTGTTGACAAAGCCAGAAGATAAAGGTTCCGGTTTGGGTGATACTAGTGAGAAAACTGTTGTTATCAAGCTAAAGGAGAGCAAGAGCTCATCTTTGCAACAGAACCTAAAATCAGCAAGCCAAGAACACGACACGGGATCTGAGTACAATTTGAAAAGGAAGTTTTCAGCTATCAAGATATCTCGTGAGAATTGCCTATCATTGGATGATGATGTCTCCGGTCCATCTCAAGATTCTTCAAAGAAATCAAGAATGGAAAGAGATACAAACGAGAAATCGTCTTTTGAGACAGAGAATGATATGGAATTCACTGGGTCTAATGGTGATTATTCTTCAGGTGGAATTGAGATTACTTCAGAATCTGCTAAAACTGATGATCAAGTCCCATTTCAATCCGATGGTACCGTGGGAAGTTTTATGGGTTTGAGGAACTCgaatgatgatgattttttgAAGCTTGTAAGTCAAAAGAATAACACGTTTGACTCTCAAGATGGCATGGTTGATAAGGAAGGAAGTTACTTTGAGGGTGTAGATCCAATACCCATTCCCGGGCCACCAGGATCCTTTCTGCCTCTTAGCCCAGGTGCAGATGATGATATGGTTTCTGAAGAAGAACTTCAAGGCAATTCGTCATTGACCACCATGAGCCGAGTTCAGTCAAGTGAAGATCCACAATTACATCATGATGTAATGAAAAAGGATCAGTTCATTTCCGATTCCCCAATTTCCACCGTTTCAAGTCCTCACTTTGCCAGATGTGCTTCTGTGAGATTTCATGATACCAGGGCAGAGGACACTCAAGTTATGGCTGATGTTGTAAACAAGAAATCTGTGAATGCAAGTGATTCGAGATCAATGGATGCACCCTTCACAGAAAAGAGTCAAACTCCATCTGATTATCAGCCTTGCTGTTGCATGAGAAAAGAGG GTGTGGCTTGTTTTCTTTGA
- the LOC122600493 gene encoding uncharacterized protein LOC122600493 isoform X1, translated as MISFDEHPQPPDPSSSSKYQQQQLSYEAFASVSDIDLLKPNTDANLDDTNYQLSNFSIRDYVFGSRCKDIACNWPFSSESLKLCMKSGVKILLPPFQSLDALRGSSSVSKCAVDNCLSAEETVGRFDGKLSDHDEIIANRMLNKSTLASSEKMVKNCKFIMKLKSGVRPVEEVTQNNVVVPEITVAAKVCPVCKTFSSSSNTTLNAHIDRCLSEESSMKWTANSPKVTVKHKVKPRKLRLMVDIYKTARHCTIEELDKRNDASQATDSSFPDQEFGEFQAAEEEEEKKKEEPQEPTFIHEIDDHDGAVYVDTNGTKVRILSMPKVSDVHDLEARKFRKGGKASKLVIKKNKKKAYGKKNHQKLLKLIPISKKLRKKIADKPASSGQEGDIVVNEGCSKADRGEKPIAHKQIDDLAITRPPWACSKRTAGLAKKRFPVLTKPEDKGSGLGDTSEKTVVIKLKESKSSSLQQNLKSASQEHDTGSEYNLKRKFSAIKISRENCLSLDDDVSGPSQDSSKKSRMERDTNEKSSFETENDMEFTGSNGDYSSGGIEITSESAKTDDQVPFQSDGTVGSFMGLRNSNDDDFLKLVSQKNNTFDSQDGMVDKEGSYFEGVDPIPIPGPPGSFLPLSPGADDDMVSEEELQGNSSLTTMSRVQSSEDPQLHHDVMKKDQFISDSPISTVSSPHFARCASVRFHDTRAEDTQVMADVVNKKSVNASDSRSMDAPFTEKSQTPSDYQPCCCMRKEGVLSKTIPSSYDQESREQVLDPNRRLNNSINDFRCGLFSLTLSPPETLKSPADALKLPVYRDCESVCSPTTPVLRLMGKNLTVVNTDDDQFGPPPGSTTHQQLHNIKTEAFFNFRENQNMSSMAQYSNLHPPNSSRSLVDSRPIHVLDTMFPTTKNGLMAPENYPRLDTRNAAKEIIVVDDSSETKADDHMFKEQRMRRSNNGSSTSCFLPLLGKSYSFANTYNGGVFRDIVNNGNHGKWVSTETGSPLPSINRVISSSSYYPRSFSLPRTQREGGL; from the exons ATGATATCCTTTGATGAACATCCACAACCACCAGAtccttcatcatcatctaaatatcaacaacaacaactttcTTATGAAGCTTTTGCTTCTGTTTCTGACATAGATCTGTTGAAGCCAAATACTGATGCTAATCTTGATGATACCAACTACCAACTTTCCAATTTTTCTATAAG AGATTATGTTTTTGGTTCAAGATGCAAGGATATTGCTTGTAATTGGCCGTTTTCTAgtgaaagtttgaaactttgCATGAAATCTGGTGTGAAAATTTTGTTGCCACCTTTCCAGTCTCTTGATGCTTTAAGGGGTAGTTCATCTGTTAGCAAATGCGCGGTTGATAACTGTTTATCTGCTGAAGAAACAGTAGGCAGATTTGATGGTAAACTAAGTGATCATGATGAAATTATAGCTAACAGAATGTTAAATAAGTCCACTCTTGCTTCATCCGAAAAGATGGTTAAGAATTGCAAGTTCATTATGAAGTTAAAGTCGGGTGTTAGGCCGGTGGAAGAAGTTACACAAAACAATGTTGTTGTCCCGGAGATCACAGTGGCGGCTAAAGTGTGTCCAGTTTGCAAGACTTTCTCATCTTCTTCAAACACGACCTTAAATGCTCACATTGACCGGTGTCTATCTGAGGAGTCTAGTATGAAATGGACTGCTAATTCTCCTAAGGTAACGGTTAAACATAAGGTCAAACCTAGGAAATTGAGGTTAATGGTGGATATATACAAAACTGCTCGACACTGTACAATCGAAGAGCTTGATAAAAGAAACGATGCAAGCCAGGCTACTGATTCCAGTTTTCCTGATCAAGAATTTGGTGAATTTCAAgcagcagaagaagaagaagaaaaaaagaaagaagagccCCAAGAGCCTACTTTTATTCATGAAATTGATGATCATGACGGTGCGGTCTATGTTGACACAAATGGCACAAAAGTTCGGATCTTGTCTATGCCAAAAGTCAGCGATGTACACGATCTTGAAGCTAGAAAGTTTCGGAAAGGAGGAAAAGCGAGTAAACTTGTCATTaagaagaataaaaagaaagCTTATGGGAAGAAAAACCATCAGAAGCTTTTGAAGCTCATTCCTATCAGCAAAAAACTCAGAAAAAAG ATTGCTGATAAACCGGCCTCAAGTGGCCAAGAAGGGGATATAGTAGTTAATGAAGGCTGCAGCAAAGCAGATCGAGGTGAAAAACCCATAGCACACAAGCAAATAGATGATTTAGCCATCACAAGGCCACCATGGGCATGCTCTAAGCGAACAGCTGGTCTTGCAAAGAAGAGGTTCCCCGTGTTGACAAAGCCAGAAGATAAAGGTTCCGGTTTGGGTGATACTAGTGAGAAAACTGTTGTTATCAAGCTAAAGGAGAGCAAGAGCTCATCTTTGCAACAGAACCTAAAATCAGCAAGCCAAGAACACGACACGGGATCTGAGTACAATTTGAAAAGGAAGTTTTCAGCTATCAAGATATCTCGTGAGAATTGCCTATCATTGGATGATGATGTCTCCGGTCCATCTCAAGATTCTTCAAAGAAATCAAGAATGGAAAGAGATACAAACGAGAAATCGTCTTTTGAGACAGAGAATGATATGGAATTCACTGGGTCTAATGGTGATTATTCTTCAGGTGGAATTGAGATTACTTCAGAATCTGCTAAAACTGATGATCAAGTCCCATTTCAATCCGATGGTACCGTGGGAAGTTTTATGGGTTTGAGGAACTCgaatgatgatgattttttgAAGCTTGTAAGTCAAAAGAATAACACGTTTGACTCTCAAGATGGCATGGTTGATAAGGAAGGAAGTTACTTTGAGGGTGTAGATCCAATACCCATTCCCGGGCCACCAGGATCCTTTCTGCCTCTTAGCCCAGGTGCAGATGATGATATGGTTTCTGAAGAAGAACTTCAAGGCAATTCGTCATTGACCACCATGAGCCGAGTTCAGTCAAGTGAAGATCCACAATTACATCATGATGTAATGAAAAAGGATCAGTTCATTTCCGATTCCCCAATTTCCACCGTTTCAAGTCCTCACTTTGCCAGATGTGCTTCTGTGAGATTTCATGATACCAGGGCAGAGGACACTCAAGTTATGGCTGATGTTGTAAACAAGAAATCTGTGAATGCAAGTGATTCGAGATCAATGGATGCACCCTTCACAGAAAAGAGTCAAACTCCATCTGATTATCAGCCTTGCTGTTGCATGAGAAAAGAGGGTGTGTTATCTAAAACTATTCCTTCTTCATACGACCAAGAATCACGCGAACAAGTTCTTGATCCTAACAGAAGACTGAACAACAGTATCAATGATTTCAGGTGTGGCTTGTTTTCTTTGACATTATCACCAccagaaactctcaaatcgccTGCTGATGCACTGAAGTTACCGGTATATAGAGATTGTGAATCTGTTTGCAGTCCTACTACTCCTGTCCTTAGACTAATGGGGAAAAACTTAACTGTGGTGAACACAGATGATGACCAATTCGGACCTCCTCCTGGCTCGACGACTCATCAACAGCTTCATAACATTAAAACCGAAGCTTTCTTCAACTTCAGAGAAAATCAAAATATGAGTTCCATGGCCCAATATTCAAATCTCCATCCACCAAATAGCTCAAGAAGTCTAGTCGATTCAAGGCCAATTCATGTATTGGACACAATGTTCCCAACTACAAAAAATGGGCTCATGGCACCTGAAAATTATCCAAGACTTGATACTAGAAATGCAGCCAAGGAAATAATCGTTGTTGATGATTCATCGGAAACCAAAGCTGATGATCATATGTTTAAAGAACAACGAATGAGACGAAGCAATAATGGATCTTCTACTTCCTGTTTTTTGCCACTACTTGGGAAGTCATATAGTTTTGCTAATACATACAATGGAGGTGTTTTTCGAGATATAGTAAACAATGGAAACCATGGGAAGTGGGTTAGTACCGAAACAGGCTCTCCGTTGCCGTCGATAAACCGCGTGATTTCTTCTAGCTCATACTATCCTCGTAGTTTTTCGTTGCCAAGAACTCAAAGAGAAGGTGGACTATGA
- the LOC122600493 gene encoding uncharacterized protein LOC122600493 isoform X2, with amino-acid sequence MKSGVKILLPPFQSLDALRGSSSVSKCAVDNCLSAEETVGRFDGKLSDHDEIIANRMLNKSTLASSEKMVKNCKFIMKLKSGVRPVEEVTQNNVVVPEITVAAKVCPVCKTFSSSSNTTLNAHIDRCLSEESSMKWTANSPKVTVKHKVKPRKLRLMVDIYKTARHCTIEELDKRNDASQATDSSFPDQEFGEFQAAEEEEEKKKEEPQEPTFIHEIDDHDGAVYVDTNGTKVRILSMPKVSDVHDLEARKFRKGGKASKLVIKKNKKKAYGKKNHQKLLKLIPISKKLRKKIADKPASSGQEGDIVVNEGCSKADRGEKPIAHKQIDDLAITRPPWACSKRTAGLAKKRFPVLTKPEDKGSGLGDTSEKTVVIKLKESKSSSLQQNLKSASQEHDTGSEYNLKRKFSAIKISRENCLSLDDDVSGPSQDSSKKSRMERDTNEKSSFETENDMEFTGSNGDYSSGGIEITSESAKTDDQVPFQSDGTVGSFMGLRNSNDDDFLKLVSQKNNTFDSQDGMVDKEGSYFEGVDPIPIPGPPGSFLPLSPGADDDMVSEEELQGNSSLTTMSRVQSSEDPQLHHDVMKKDQFISDSPISTVSSPHFARCASVRFHDTRAEDTQVMADVVNKKSVNASDSRSMDAPFTEKSQTPSDYQPCCCMRKEGVLSKTIPSSYDQESREQVLDPNRRLNNSINDFRCGLFSLTLSPPETLKSPADALKLPVYRDCESVCSPTTPVLRLMGKNLTVVNTDDDQFGPPPGSTTHQQLHNIKTEAFFNFRENQNMSSMAQYSNLHPPNSSRSLVDSRPIHVLDTMFPTTKNGLMAPENYPRLDTRNAAKEIIVVDDSSETKADDHMFKEQRMRRSNNGSSTSCFLPLLGKSYSFANTYNGGVFRDIVNNGNHGKWVSTETGSPLPSINRVISSSSYYPRSFSLPRTQREGGL; translated from the exons ATGAAATCTGGTGTGAAAATTTTGTTGCCACCTTTCCAGTCTCTTGATGCTTTAAGGGGTAGTTCATCTGTTAGCAAATGCGCGGTTGATAACTGTTTATCTGCTGAAGAAACAGTAGGCAGATTTGATGGTAAACTAAGTGATCATGATGAAATTATAGCTAACAGAATGTTAAATAAGTCCACTCTTGCTTCATCCGAAAAGATGGTTAAGAATTGCAAGTTCATTATGAAGTTAAAGTCGGGTGTTAGGCCGGTGGAAGAAGTTACACAAAACAATGTTGTTGTCCCGGAGATCACAGTGGCGGCTAAAGTGTGTCCAGTTTGCAAGACTTTCTCATCTTCTTCAAACACGACCTTAAATGCTCACATTGACCGGTGTCTATCTGAGGAGTCTAGTATGAAATGGACTGCTAATTCTCCTAAGGTAACGGTTAAACATAAGGTCAAACCTAGGAAATTGAGGTTAATGGTGGATATATACAAAACTGCTCGACACTGTACAATCGAAGAGCTTGATAAAAGAAACGATGCAAGCCAGGCTACTGATTCCAGTTTTCCTGATCAAGAATTTGGTGAATTTCAAgcagcagaagaagaagaagaaaaaaagaaagaagagccCCAAGAGCCTACTTTTATTCATGAAATTGATGATCATGACGGTGCGGTCTATGTTGACACAAATGGCACAAAAGTTCGGATCTTGTCTATGCCAAAAGTCAGCGATGTACACGATCTTGAAGCTAGAAAGTTTCGGAAAGGAGGAAAAGCGAGTAAACTTGTCATTaagaagaataaaaagaaagCTTATGGGAAGAAAAACCATCAGAAGCTTTTGAAGCTCATTCCTATCAGCAAAAAACTCAGAAAAAAG ATTGCTGATAAACCGGCCTCAAGTGGCCAAGAAGGGGATATAGTAGTTAATGAAGGCTGCAGCAAAGCAGATCGAGGTGAAAAACCCATAGCACACAAGCAAATAGATGATTTAGCCATCACAAGGCCACCATGGGCATGCTCTAAGCGAACAGCTGGTCTTGCAAAGAAGAGGTTCCCCGTGTTGACAAAGCCAGAAGATAAAGGTTCCGGTTTGGGTGATACTAGTGAGAAAACTGTTGTTATCAAGCTAAAGGAGAGCAAGAGCTCATCTTTGCAACAGAACCTAAAATCAGCAAGCCAAGAACACGACACGGGATCTGAGTACAATTTGAAAAGGAAGTTTTCAGCTATCAAGATATCTCGTGAGAATTGCCTATCATTGGATGATGATGTCTCCGGTCCATCTCAAGATTCTTCAAAGAAATCAAGAATGGAAAGAGATACAAACGAGAAATCGTCTTTTGAGACAGAGAATGATATGGAATTCACTGGGTCTAATGGTGATTATTCTTCAGGTGGAATTGAGATTACTTCAGAATCTGCTAAAACTGATGATCAAGTCCCATTTCAATCCGATGGTACCGTGGGAAGTTTTATGGGTTTGAGGAACTCgaatgatgatgattttttgAAGCTTGTAAGTCAAAAGAATAACACGTTTGACTCTCAAGATGGCATGGTTGATAAGGAAGGAAGTTACTTTGAGGGTGTAGATCCAATACCCATTCCCGGGCCACCAGGATCCTTTCTGCCTCTTAGCCCAGGTGCAGATGATGATATGGTTTCTGAAGAAGAACTTCAAGGCAATTCGTCATTGACCACCATGAGCCGAGTTCAGTCAAGTGAAGATCCACAATTACATCATGATGTAATGAAAAAGGATCAGTTCATTTCCGATTCCCCAATTTCCACCGTTTCAAGTCCTCACTTTGCCAGATGTGCTTCTGTGAGATTTCATGATACCAGGGCAGAGGACACTCAAGTTATGGCTGATGTTGTAAACAAGAAATCTGTGAATGCAAGTGATTCGAGATCAATGGATGCACCCTTCACAGAAAAGAGTCAAACTCCATCTGATTATCAGCCTTGCTGTTGCATGAGAAAAGAGGGTGTGTTATCTAAAACTATTCCTTCTTCATACGACCAAGAATCACGCGAACAAGTTCTTGATCCTAACAGAAGACTGAACAACAGTATCAATGATTTCAGGTGTGGCTTGTTTTCTTTGACATTATCACCAccagaaactctcaaatcgccTGCTGATGCACTGAAGTTACCGGTATATAGAGATTGTGAATCTGTTTGCAGTCCTACTACTCCTGTCCTTAGACTAATGGGGAAAAACTTAACTGTGGTGAACACAGATGATGACCAATTCGGACCTCCTCCTGGCTCGACGACTCATCAACAGCTTCATAACATTAAAACCGAAGCTTTCTTCAACTTCAGAGAAAATCAAAATATGAGTTCCATGGCCCAATATTCAAATCTCCATCCACCAAATAGCTCAAGAAGTCTAGTCGATTCAAGGCCAATTCATGTATTGGACACAATGTTCCCAACTACAAAAAATGGGCTCATGGCACCTGAAAATTATCCAAGACTTGATACTAGAAATGCAGCCAAGGAAATAATCGTTGTTGATGATTCATCGGAAACCAAAGCTGATGATCATATGTTTAAAGAACAACGAATGAGACGAAGCAATAATGGATCTTCTACTTCCTGTTTTTTGCCACTACTTGGGAAGTCATATAGTTTTGCTAATACATACAATGGAGGTGTTTTTCGAGATATAGTAAACAATGGAAACCATGGGAAGTGGGTTAGTACCGAAACAGGCTCTCCGTTGCCGTCGATAAACCGCGTGATTTCTTCTAGCTCATACTATCCTCGTAGTTTTTCGTTGCCAAGAACTCAAAGAGAAGGTGGACTATGA